Proteins co-encoded in one Flavobacterium fluviale genomic window:
- a CDS encoding cytochrome-c peroxidase — protein sequence MKLKHFTFLFLTLGLLFSCQKNQNQKASIKQDLLIDLTKLDNEIVHFQKLVNNNSSQKEILEQFKKSRLIYKKVEWAVEYFIPETARFMNGPALDEMELEENRSFEPHGFQVIEEMIFPEYKKESKEDLIRELNIFQSNIKQLKSTFEVIAISDDYVLDAIQQNVFRVIALGITGFDSPILQSSIPEAGQSLIVIPESLEKINGDNKSLAELKKLVSKAQKYCQENSNFNAFNRSVFISEYLNPISKKLKTFQKEEHIKNVKKSSPLKPTIETLFDKDAFDVNAFVLSQEYNFTKDKSVLGEKLFYDKSLSKNNDRSCASCHHPEKAFTDGLKTNLSLTGSNLARNTPTLTYASLQNAQFWDMRQLDLEKQSVDVIQNKDEMHGSMDNIHAKILLDEEYIKLFKKAYPKTLKPEAWQIQNAIASYVRSLNAFDSRFDEYMRGNENSLNNQEIEGMNLFMGKAKCATCHFTPLFNGTVPPSYSKTEHEVIGTPNEASGKTLSPDKGRYLYNKMPQLVGAFKTPTVRNAAVTAPYMHNGVFKTLEEIVSFYNKGGGQGLGYSVENQTLPFDKLNLTVKEEQALVAFMKTLTDKKHQ from the coding sequence ATGAAATTAAAGCATTTTACATTTCTATTTCTAACGCTTGGTTTGTTGTTTTCATGTCAAAAGAATCAAAATCAGAAAGCATCAATTAAACAAGATTTACTCATTGATCTAACCAAATTAGACAATGAAATCGTTCATTTTCAAAAACTTGTAAACAACAATTCCTCTCAAAAAGAAATTTTAGAGCAATTCAAAAAATCTCGTCTTATTTATAAAAAAGTCGAATGGGCAGTTGAATATTTTATTCCGGAAACAGCAAGATTTATGAATGGTCCTGCCTTGGATGAAATGGAATTGGAAGAAAATAGGTCTTTTGAACCACATGGTTTTCAGGTTATAGAAGAAATGATTTTCCCTGAATACAAGAAAGAAAGTAAAGAAGATTTGATTAGAGAGTTGAATATTTTTCAATCGAACATCAAACAGCTGAAAAGTACTTTTGAAGTAATTGCTATTAGTGATGATTATGTTCTAGATGCTATTCAGCAAAATGTATTTCGTGTTATCGCTCTCGGAATTACAGGTTTTGACAGCCCGATTTTGCAATCATCAATTCCGGAAGCGGGACAAAGTTTAATTGTGATTCCAGAATCGCTGGAAAAAATTAATGGTGACAATAAATCATTAGCAGAGTTAAAAAAATTAGTTTCTAAAGCGCAGAAGTACTGCCAAGAAAACAGCAATTTCAACGCCTTTAACCGATCGGTTTTTATAAGCGAATATTTAAATCCGATTTCAAAAAAATTAAAAACTTTTCAGAAAGAAGAGCATATTAAAAACGTAAAGAAAAGCAGTCCCTTAAAACCAACAATTGAAACTTTATTTGACAAAGATGCTTTTGATGTAAATGCGTTTGTGCTTTCACAAGAATATAATTTTACGAAGGACAAATCAGTTCTTGGAGAAAAACTGTTTTATGATAAAAGCCTCTCTAAAAATAATGATCGAAGCTGTGCTTCCTGTCACCATCCTGAAAAAGCATTTACAGATGGATTAAAAACAAATCTATCTTTAACAGGTTCAAATCTAGCACGAAACACTCCTACCCTAACTTACGCTTCTTTACAAAATGCTCAATTTTGGGACATGCGTCAGTTAGATTTAGAAAAACAAAGTGTCGATGTTATTCAGAATAAAGATGAAATGCATGGTTCTATGGATAATATTCATGCCAAAATTCTGCTAGATGAAGAATATATAAAACTCTTTAAAAAAGCCTATCCGAAAACTTTAAAACCAGAAGCCTGGCAGATTCAAAATGCTATTGCGAGTTATGTTAGATCATTAAATGCCTTTGACTCCAGATTTGATGAATACATGAGGGGAAATGAAAACAGTCTTAATAATCAAGAAATTGAAGGAATGAATCTTTTTATGGGAAAAGCAAAATGTGCTACTTGTCATTTTACGCCTTTATTTAACGGAACAGTTCCGCCAAGCTATTCTAAAACAGAACATGAAGTTATTGGAACTCCAAATGAAGCATCAGGCAAAACTTTGAGTCCAGATAAAGGCCGTTATTTATATAATAAAATGCCACAATTGGTTGGTGCGTTTAAAACTCCAACCGTCCGAAATGCAGCAGTTACCGCTCCGTACATGCACAACGGAGTTTTTAAAACACTCGAAGAAATAGTTTCTTTTTACAATAAAGGCGGCGGTCAAGGTTTAGGTTATTCAGTAGAGAATCAAACTTTGCCGTTTGATAAATTGAATTTAACCGTAAAAGAAGAACAAGCTCTTGTTGCTTTTATGAAAACGCTTACAGATAAAAAACACCAATAA
- a CDS encoding 3'-5' exonuclease, whose amino-acid sequence MSLFNFWKKEENNLFDENITIEETRFVVLDTETTGFDYENDRMLCIGALVLQNGIINIQDSFEIYLEQDHYDKSTAQIHGILKDLLVKRPTELEALQQFLDFLGDSIIIAHHTIFDVTMINKALERNGLPHLTNKTLDTAYLYKKTLIQSHLFERKDHYTLDDLADKFDISKKDRHTALGDAYITAIAFLKIVKKLKERKEINLNQLFK is encoded by the coding sequence ATGAGTCTATTCAATTTTTGGAAAAAAGAAGAAAATAATCTATTCGATGAAAATATTACGATCGAAGAAACTCGTTTTGTTGTATTAGATACAGAAACGACAGGTTTTGATTATGAAAATGACCGAATGTTATGCATAGGCGCATTGGTGCTTCAAAATGGAATTATTAATATTCAAGACAGCTTTGAAATATATCTTGAACAAGATCATTACGATAAGTCTACCGCTCAAATTCACGGAATTTTAAAAGATTTGCTTGTCAAGCGTCCGACAGAATTAGAGGCTTTGCAGCAATTTTTAGATTTTCTAGGAGATTCGATAATCATTGCACATCATACTATTTTTGATGTTACTATGATTAACAAGGCTTTAGAAAGAAATGGCCTTCCGCATTTAACCAATAAAACTTTAGACACGGCCTATTTATATAAAAAGACTTTAATTCAGTCCCATTTATTCGAAAGAAAAGATCACTATACTTTAGATGATCTTGCTGATAAATTTGACATTTCAAAAAAAGACCGACACACTGCTTTGGGCGATGCTTATATAACAGCCATTGCATTTCTTAAAATTGTAAAAAAACTAAAAGAGAGGAAAGAAATTAATCTAAATCAGCTCTTTAAGTAG
- a CDS encoding DNA gyrase/topoisomerase IV subunit A, with amino-acid sequence MKDEEDDNIIPNDDENNSDENLMDNQDGDDDEIIDVDAKHFEGQHFYENQEEEGEDVITKVTGMYKDWFLDYASYVILERAVPAIEDGFKPVQRRIMHSLKELDDGRYNKVANVVGHTMQYHPHGDASIGDAMVQIGQKDLLIDCQGNWGNILTGDGAAASRYIEARLSKFALEVLYSPKITDWGVSYDGRRAEPNNLPVKFPLLLAQGAEGIAVGLSTKVLPHNFNELIDASIKILKGKPFTLYPDFMTAGIADVSNYNDGMRGGRVRVRAKISQLDKNTLVITQIPFSTNTSSLIDSILKANDKGKIKIKKIEDNTAADVEILIHLFPGVSPDKTIDALFAFTACETSVAPLGCVIEDNKPLFIGVSEMLKISTHRTVDLLRQELEIHLEELKNKWHFSTLEKIFIREEMYIDFKLYGDRESLYKYLYDRFEPFKKSFVREITDEDLQRLTQIPMIRITRFDSDKADELISRLEEEMKEVEHNLEHLTDFAIAYFAKLKEKYGKGRERQTELRVFDNVEATKVVLRNTKLFVNREEGFVGTSLKKDEYVADCSDIDDVIVFLRDGTMMITKVDAKTFIGKDIIHVAVFDKSDKRTIYNMMYRDGKSGPSYIKRFNVTGVTRDKAYDLTNGTNGSQVVYFSHNPNGEAEVVTILLRQIGTIKKLKFDIDFAKLAIKGRGSKGNLVTKYPIKKIELKEKGISTLLPRKVWFDDTVKRLNVDGRGELLGEFKPSDKILVISQTGKLKVIIPELSTHFEEDMIVLEKWKPKKPISAIYYDGEKERYFLKRFLVENEGKEESFITDHPNSQLEIVSTDYRPVAQLVFAKVKGVQKEDLHIDVEDFIAVKGFKALGNQLTTDKLKQVNLLDPLPYEEPIEELPEKPELSEDDPVETELDDDGQIGLVLE; translated from the coding sequence ATGAAAGACGAAGAAGACGATAACATAATTCCAAACGACGACGAGAATAATTCAGATGAAAACCTGATGGATAATCAGGATGGAGATGACGATGAGATTATCGATGTAGATGCTAAGCATTTTGAAGGACAGCATTTTTACGAAAACCAAGAGGAAGAAGGAGAAGACGTTATTACCAAAGTAACGGGAATGTACAAAGACTGGTTTTTGGATTATGCTTCGTATGTAATTCTGGAACGTGCAGTTCCTGCTATCGAGGACGGATTTAAACCTGTTCAGCGTCGTATTATGCACTCTTTAAAAGAGCTGGATGATGGTCGATATAACAAAGTTGCCAATGTAGTAGGGCACACCATGCAGTATCACCCACACGGAGATGCGAGTATTGGCGACGCCATGGTGCAGATTGGACAAAAAGATTTATTAATTGACTGCCAGGGAAACTGGGGTAATATTTTAACAGGCGACGGAGCTGCAGCTTCGCGTTATATTGAAGCACGTTTATCTAAATTTGCTTTGGAGGTTTTATATTCTCCAAAAATTACAGATTGGGGTGTTTCGTATGATGGTCGTCGTGCAGAACCAAACAATCTTCCGGTAAAATTCCCATTGCTTTTGGCACAGGGTGCAGAAGGTATTGCGGTAGGACTTTCTACAAAAGTGCTGCCTCACAACTTCAACGAGTTGATTGATGCTTCGATCAAAATATTAAAAGGAAAGCCTTTTACGCTTTACCCTGATTTTATGACGGCAGGTATTGCTGATGTTTCTAATTATAACGACGGAATGCGTGGCGGGCGTGTGCGTGTGCGTGCTAAAATTTCGCAATTAGACAAAAATACATTGGTGATTACGCAAATTCCGTTTTCGACCAATACATCTAGTTTGATCGATAGTATTTTGAAAGCCAATGATAAAGGTAAAATAAAAATCAAGAAAATTGAGGATAACACAGCAGCCGATGTTGAAATTTTAATTCATCTTTTCCCAGGTGTTTCTCCAGATAAAACAATTGATGCTTTATTCGCTTTTACAGCCTGCGAAACCTCTGTTGCGCCTTTAGGATGTGTTATTGAAGATAATAAACCGTTGTTTATTGGGGTTTCTGAAATGTTGAAGATTTCAACGCACAGAACTGTGGATTTGCTTCGTCAGGAATTAGAAATTCATTTAGAAGAACTAAAAAACAAGTGGCATTTCTCTACTTTAGAAAAAATATTCATTCGCGAAGAAATGTATATTGATTTCAAGTTGTATGGAGATAGAGAATCGCTTTACAAATATTTATACGATCGTTTTGAGCCTTTCAAAAAATCATTTGTCAGAGAAATCACTGATGAAGATTTACAGCGTTTAACTCAAATCCCAATGATTCGTATTACTCGTTTTGACTCGGATAAAGCCGATGAATTGATTTCAAGGTTAGAAGAAGAAATGAAAGAAGTCGAGCATAATCTAGAGCATTTAACAGATTTTGCTATTGCTTATTTCGCCAAATTAAAAGAAAAATACGGAAAAGGACGTGAGCGTCAGACAGAGCTTCGTGTTTTTGACAACGTTGAGGCTACGAAAGTAGTGTTGCGTAACACGAAACTTTTTGTAAACCGCGAAGAAGGTTTCGTAGGAACCAGTTTAAAGAAAGATGAGTACGTTGCCGATTGTTCTGATATTGATGATGTAATTGTCTTTTTACGCGACGGTACAATGATGATTACAAAAGTTGATGCTAAAACATTTATAGGAAAAGATATAATTCACGTTGCTGTTTTTGATAAAAGCGATAAACGTACGATTTACAACATGATGTATCGTGATGGTAAATCAGGTCCTTCTTATATCAAACGTTTTAATGTGACTGGGGTAACGCGTGATAAAGCTTACGATTTAACTAATGGAACAAATGGTTCTCAAGTAGTTTATTTTTCGCATAATCCAAATGGAGAAGCTGAGGTTGTTACCATATTACTTCGTCAAATTGGAACCATTAAAAAACTGAAATTCGATATTGATTTTGCTAAGCTGGCTATTAAAGGCCGTGGATCAAAAGGAAATTTAGTAACAAAATATCCAATCAAGAAAATCGAATTAAAAGAAAAAGGAATTTCAACTTTACTCCCAAGAAAAGTTTGGTTTGATGATACTGTAAAACGTCTAAATGTTGATGGAAGAGGTGAGTTGCTTGGCGAATTTAAACCTAGTGATAAAATCTTAGTAATAAGCCAGACAGGTAAATTGAAAGTCATTATTCCAGAATTGTCAACACATTTTGAGGAAGATATGATTGTTTTGGAAAAATGGAAGCCTAAAAAACCAATTTCAGCCATTTATTATGATGGAGAAAAAGAGCGCTATTTCTTGAAACGTTTCCTTGTGGAGAATGAAGGTAAAGAGGAAAGCTTTATTACAGACCATCCAAATTCGCAATTAGAGATTGTGTCGACAGATTATCGTCCTGTGGCGCAATTGGTTTTTGCGAAAGTAAAAGGAGTTCAAAAAGAAGATTTACATATAGATGTTGAGGATTTCATAGCGGTAAAAGGTTTTAAAGCACTCGGAAATCAATTAACAACTGACAAATTAAAACAAGTTAATTTGTTAGATCCACTTCCTTATGAAGAACCTATAGAAGAACTTCCAGAGAAACCCGAACTATCAGAAGATGATCCTGTAGAGACAGAATTAGATGATGACGGGCAAATAGGCCTTGTTTTAGAATAA
- a CDS encoding DNA topoisomerase IV subunit B — translation MLEQNQYTEDNIRSLDWKEHIRMRPGMYIGKLGDGSSPDDGIYILLKEVLDNCIDEFVMGSGKTIEVTIKDKTVSVRDYGRGIPLGKVVDVVSKMNTGGKYDSKAFQKSVGLNGVGTKAVNALSNYFRVESVRDDKQKAAEFSAGNLVSEEDVSDTTKRKGTKVTFTPDETIFKNYKFRLEYVIKMVKNYCYLNNGLTIIFNGEKYYSENGLRDLLEETISEEDLEYPIIHLKEHDIEVALTHSKTQYSEEYHSFVNGQNTTQGGTHLAAYREAVVKTIREFYNKNFEASDVRKSIVSAISIKVMEPVFESQTKTKLGSTDMGSDDGTPPVSVRTFVNDFIKTKLDNYLHKNPPTAEALLRKILQAERERKELSGIRKLATDRAKKANLHNKKLRDCRAHLPDTKNPRNLESTLFITEGDSASGSITKSRDVNTQAVFSLRGKPLNSYGMTKKIVYENEEFNLLQAALDIEDGLEKLRYNNIVIATDADVDGMHIRLLLITFFLQFFPELIKEGHLYILQTPLFRVRNKKETIYCYSEEERKDAIEKLKPKPEITRFKGLGEISPDEFKNFIGETIRLDPVMMDKNTSIEQLLSFYMGKNTPDRQDFIIKNLKVEIDELEEV, via the coding sequence ATGCTAGAGCAAAATCAATATACCGAAGATAATATTCGATCACTCGACTGGAAAGAACATATTCGTATGCGTCCAGGAATGTACATCGGAAAGTTGGGAGACGGTTCTTCTCCAGACGATGGTATTTACATTCTTTTAAAAGAGGTTTTAGATAACTGTATCGATGAGTTCGTAATGGGCTCTGGAAAAACTATTGAAGTGACTATCAAGGATAAAACGGTTTCCGTTCGTGATTACGGACGTGGAATTCCTTTAGGAAAAGTTGTCGATGTAGTTTCAAAAATGAATACAGGTGGAAAATACGATTCTAAAGCTTTCCAAAAATCAGTTGGTTTGAATGGTGTCGGAACAAAAGCGGTAAATGCGCTTTCCAATTATTTCCGTGTAGAATCTGTTCGTGACGATAAACAAAAAGCGGCGGAGTTTTCTGCAGGAAATTTAGTTTCAGAAGAAGATGTAAGTGATACAACAAAACGTAAAGGAACCAAAGTGACTTTTACGCCAGATGAAACGATCTTCAAAAACTATAAATTCCGTTTAGAATATGTGATCAAAATGGTCAAAAACTATTGTTATTTGAACAATGGTTTGACGATTATTTTTAACGGAGAAAAATATTATTCAGAAAACGGACTTCGCGATTTATTAGAAGAAACAATCAGCGAAGAAGATTTAGAATACCCAATTATCCACTTAAAGGAGCATGATATCGAAGTTGCGTTAACACACAGTAAAACGCAGTACAGCGAAGAATATCACTCTTTTGTAAACGGTCAGAATACAACACAGGGAGGAACGCACTTAGCGGCCTATCGTGAAGCTGTTGTAAAAACGATTCGTGAATTTTACAATAAGAATTTCGAAGCATCAGATGTTAGAAAATCGATTGTGAGTGCGATTAGTATTAAAGTAATGGAACCTGTTTTTGAGTCTCAGACCAAAACAAAATTAGGTTCTACAGATATGGGTTCAGATGATGGAACACCTCCAGTTTCTGTTCGTACTTTCGTAAATGATTTCATTAAAACCAAATTAGATAATTATTTACATAAAAACCCGCCGACAGCCGAAGCCTTATTGCGTAAAATTCTACAGGCAGAACGTGAGCGTAAAGAATTGTCAGGAATTAGAAAACTGGCTACAGATCGTGCTAAAAAGGCCAATCTTCATAATAAAAAATTAAGAGACTGCCGTGCGCATCTTCCAGATACCAAAAACCCAAGAAACTTAGAAAGCACGCTTTTTATTACCGAGGGAGATTCGGCTTCCGGATCGATTACAAAGTCACGCGACGTGAATACGCAAGCCGTTTTCAGTTTGCGTGGTAAGCCTTTGAATTCTTACGGAATGACGAAAAAAATTGTGTATGAGAATGAAGAATTTAACTTGCTTCAAGCAGCCTTAGATATCGAAGACGGACTGGAAAAATTACGTTACAACAACATCGTAATCGCAACCGATGCCGATGTCGACGGAATGCACATTCGTTTGTTATTGATTACATTCTTTTTGCAATTTTTCCCAGAATTAATTAAAGAAGGGCATTTGTACATTTTGCAGACACCGCTTTTCAGGGTTCGAAACAAAAAAGAAACCATTTACTGTTATTCTGAAGAAGAAAGAAAAGACGCGATTGAAAAACTAAAACCAAAGCCAGAAATCACCCGATTTAAAGGTTTGGGAGAGATTTCGCCAGATGAGTTCAAAAACTTTATTGGAGAAACCATTCGCCTTGATCCGGTTATGATGGATAAAAACACTTCTATTGAGCAATTATTGTCTTTCTATATGGGTAAAAATACACCTGATAGACAAGATTTTATTATCAAGAATTTGAAAGTGGAGATTGATGAATTGGAGGAGGTATAA
- a CDS encoding PhoX family protein has protein sequence MRANFLKSITLLGIAGLSVISCQDDDKKSSNDVNASIDFTSHSKVPAFVYAMPGFENLKISTLIASSDVLPESPSFIYGAQPDGAGLMKDPNGDGYIMITNHEILQSVSRVYLDKTFKPVKGDYLVDGIGGLTRLCSATLATPEIHGFGPIFLTAGESGQESMVHGINPLGLSTDKARKDRVLPALGKASMENAVPLPKEAYPGKTVILIGEDQSYATSHVSAGQVIMYVSTVGDLSNGKLYALKRTDGNQVETSMTLSNSYPVEFVEIPNAKNLTGAVINTTVNDLKAIRFSRVEDVDYRKGSADNNREIYFTATGQATNNAPVDGYTMWGRVYKLKLDASNPLKGTLELAVEGDSTPGTGIINPDNLCVTENFVYIQEDGDSYYADAKHDSYIWQYNIATKQNKAWLNMNHKRTDVAWNTLYNQTGEMKFGSWEYGAMEDISDIIGVPDTFTVNIHPHTWQSDTFKNADGSGTQTNKEGGQTVIIRNVQR, from the coding sequence ATGAGAGCTAACTTCTTAAAATCAATTACTTTGCTTGGAATTGCAGGTCTTTCTGTAATTTCCTGTCAAGATGATGACAAAAAATCTTCTAACGATGTAAATGCCAGCATCGATTTTACTTCTCACTCAAAAGTTCCTGCATTTGTATATGCAATGCCTGGTTTCGAAAACCTAAAAATAAGTACTTTAATTGCGAGTTCAGATGTGCTTCCAGAATCTCCTTCATTTATTTATGGAGCTCAGCCTGATGGTGCTGGATTAATGAAAGACCCAAATGGTGATGGTTATATTATGATTACTAATCACGAAATTCTTCAATCGGTTTCGAGAGTTTATTTAGATAAAACATTCAAACCTGTAAAAGGTGATTATTTAGTTGACGGTATTGGAGGTTTAACTCGTTTGTGTTCAGCAACTTTAGCAACTCCAGAAATCCACGGATTTGGTCCTATCTTTTTAACTGCAGGAGAAAGTGGTCAAGAAAGTATGGTTCACGGAATCAATCCGTTAGGATTATCTACAGACAAAGCCAGAAAAGATCGAGTTTTGCCAGCTTTAGGAAAAGCGAGTATGGAAAACGCTGTTCCGCTTCCAAAAGAAGCTTATCCGGGGAAAACTGTTATTTTAATTGGAGAAGATCAATCATACGCTACTTCTCACGTAAGTGCAGGACAAGTAATTATGTATGTAAGTACTGTAGGCGATTTATCTAACGGAAAATTATATGCTTTAAAAAGAACAGACGGAAATCAGGTTGAAACCTCTATGACATTAAGCAACTCATATCCAGTTGAATTTGTTGAAATTCCGAATGCTAAAAACTTAACTGGTGCTGTAATCAACACAACCGTAAACGACTTAAAAGCAATTCGTTTTTCAAGAGTTGAAGATGTAGATTACAGAAAAGGAAGCGCAGATAACAACAGAGAAATTTACTTTACTGCTACAGGTCAGGCTACTAATAACGCTCCTGTTGACGGATATACGATGTGGGGAAGAGTTTATAAATTAAAATTAGATGCTTCAAACCCATTAAAAGGTACTTTAGAATTGGCTGTGGAAGGTGACAGTACTCCAGGAACTGGAATCATAAATCCTGATAACTTATGTGTAACAGAAAACTTCGTATACATTCAGGAAGATGGTGACAGTTATTACGCTGATGCTAAACATGATTCATACATCTGGCAGTACAATATCGCTACAAAACAAAACAAAGCGTGGTTAAACATGAACCATAAAAGAACCGATGTGGCTTGGAATACGCTATACAACCAAACTGGAGAAATGAAGTTTGGAAGCTGGGAATATGGAGCAATGGAAGATATTTCGGATATTATTGGTGTTCCAGATACATTCACTGTAAACATTCACCCGCATACTTGGCAGAGTGATACATTCAAAAATGCTGATGGTTCAGGTACTCAAACTAACAAAGAGGGCGGACAAACTGTAATTATTAGAAACGTACAACGATAA
- a CDS encoding PDDEXK nuclease domain-containing protein, with product MSDGLHNKVIFQQVAELLQNARQQVLRTVNSTMTITYFEIGRIIVEEEQNGKDRAEYGKQLLQSLSQQLTKEFGKGFSVDNLSNMRKFYLTFSISESLTRILQIKKTQSVTAEFNKVDYQTLASFFKLTFTHYVFLMRIEDEKERSFYKIESEKNNWSVRELKRQYDTALYTRLALSRDKEGILKLSEQGQIIEKPKDIIKDPYILEFLGLPELHQYSESQLEEEIISKLEHFLLELGHGFTFVARQERITFDDKHFRIDLVFYNRILRCFVLIDLKIGELKHQDLGQMQMYVNYYDREMRLEDENKTIGIVLCQTKSEAVVKYTLPENNEQIFASKYKTVLPSVEALKELLENK from the coding sequence GTGTCAGACGGTCTTCATAATAAAGTTATTTTTCAGCAAGTTGCCGAGTTATTGCAAAATGCCCGACAACAGGTTTTACGTACCGTAAATTCTACAATGACAATTACCTATTTTGAAATAGGAAGAATTATTGTTGAAGAAGAACAAAATGGCAAAGATAGGGCTGAATATGGAAAACAACTCTTACAAAGTCTTTCTCAGCAGTTGACAAAAGAGTTTGGTAAAGGTTTTTCAGTTGATAATTTAAGTAATATGAGAAAGTTTTATTTGACTTTCTCAATTTCCGAGTCACTGACTCGGATTTTACAAATTAAAAAAACGCAGTCAGTGACTGCGGAATTCAATAAAGTAGATTATCAAACTTTGGCTTCATTTTTTAAATTGACATTTACCCATTATGTCTTTTTAATGCGAATTGAAGATGAAAAAGAAAGAAGCTTTTATAAAATTGAATCTGAAAAAAATAATTGGAGCGTTCGGGAGTTAAAACGTCAATACGATACGGCACTTTACACAAGATTGGCTTTAAGCAGAGATAAAGAAGGAATTTTAAAGCTTTCAGAGCAAGGTCAGATTATCGAGAAACCGAAAGATATTATTAAAGATCCTTATATTCTTGAATTTTTAGGATTGCCAGAATTACATCAATATTCAGAATCTCAGTTAGAAGAAGAAATCATTAGTAAACTAGAGCATTTTTTATTAGAATTAGGTCATGGTTTCACTTTTGTCGCAAGACAGGAAAGAATTACTTTTGATGATAAACATTTTAGAATTGATTTAGTTTTTTATAATAGAATATTACGATGTTTTGTTCTTATTGATTTGAAAATAGGTGAATTAAAACATCAGGATTTAGGCCAGATGCAAATGTATGTCAATTATTACGATAGAGAAATGCGATTGGAAGATGAAAATAAAACTATCGGAATTGTACTTTGTCAGACCAAAAGTGAAGCTGTAGTAAAATATACTTTACCAGAAAATAATGAGCAAATATTTGCCAGTAAATATAAGACCGTTTTACCAAGTGTTGAAGCTTTAAAGGAACTACTCGAAAACAAATAG